In a single window of the Porites lutea chromosome 14, jaPorLute2.1, whole genome shotgun sequence genome:
- the LOC140924690 gene encoding serine/threonine-protein phosphatase CPPED1-like — protein MLRPDNIGLNLDIHPDALAMNQASRAGKTPEESRILKAADCKLPMFTRYRESTCNENFFFVQVVAPKFGLSAHPEESCEVEKQTMDKIVHCLNNMKPKPRFLVVHGNFTNAEPNDKEFFPQLELFKSSFDNLSAEIPVVCVCGRSDCGDPPTLSYVESYRKTFGDDWFAFWVEGVQFLVLNTAYFKDPSGNTESLRIEQREWLESKLLEAQVNPPRQIILLQSTPWFCKSIDEPYHDNNLHACVRQEVAPKLTEAEVKYVFTGHVNGVGKDQGLEIIQTSSLGKEKLGFRVVKVNPEGVLHKFFELDNSPIDLNSQL, from the coding sequence ATGCTTCGTCCAGACAACATTGGTTTGAATTTGGATATTCACCCTGATGCGTTGGCCATGAATCAAGCAAGTAGAGCGGGAAAGACGCCCGAGGAAAGCCGTATTTTAAAAGCAGCGGATTGTAAATTGCCCATGTTTACAAGATACCGTGAAAGTACCTGCAACGAGAACTTTTTTTTCGTGCAAGTCGTTGCGCCGAAATTTGGTCTTTCCGCACACCCGGAAGAAAGTTGCGAGGTAGAAAAACAGACCATGGATAAAATCGTCCACTGTTTGAACAACATGAAACCCAAACCGCGATTTTTGGTTGTTCATGGAAATTTCACCAACGCTGAGCCAAACGACAAAGAATTTTTCCCGCAGCTAGAGTTATTCAAGTCTTCGTTCGATAATCTAAGCGCGGAAATACCCGTTGTATGTGTTTGCGGTCGCTCGGACTGCGGAGATCCACCGACTTTAAGCTACGTTGAATCATATCGAAAAACGTTCGGCGATGATTGGTTTGCTTTCTGGGTCGAAGGAGTACAGTTCTTGGTGCTAAACACGGCGTATTTCAAAGATCCAAGTGGAAACACAGAAAGTTTAAGGATAGAACAACGAGAATGGCTGGAGTCGAAATTATTAGAAGCCCAGGTTAATCCGCCGCGACAAATAATTCTTCTTCAATCTACTCCGTGGTTCTGTAAATCTATAGATGAACCTTACCATGATAATAACCTTCATGCATGTGTCCGTCAAGAAGTTGCCCCTAAACTTACCGAAGCTGAAGTAAAATATGTATTCACAGGTCACGTAAATGGCGTAGGAAAAGACCAAGGATTAGAAATAATTCAAACGAGTTCTTTAGGAAAGGAAAAACTAGGTTTTCGTGTTGTTAAAGTAAATCCTGAAGGCGTTTTGCATAAATTTTTTGAGTTGGACAACTCCCCTATCGATCTTAATTCACAATTGTAA
- the LOC140924479 gene encoding UDP-glucuronosyltransferase 1A5-like has product MACMLMLLYTLSLFVSPVLTARIAGFHVFGGSQYMNMRRMLEELSSRGHEVALFTPSSQQIKPSEKIQHRTYQVPFKPDFLDDFIRLEIEGRTFELFMKKSGILNGLCGGALNSTDMLDELKNYDLIIYYGGIYCAPLVGEFLDIPRVEIFPYPPNILLNAYHMTPMPVSYVPRLIKPDLTDKMTFGERVINLVAYLGSRLVLSLVLDRSMNNLKIKFNIKPERSFQEAVGDAEMVIITADFALEYPLPLLPGQVMVGPLSVKDPNLIPPDFEEFISSSGGNGFIIVSFGSNVASLLPQAEVDMLALAFGKLKQRVVWRLKGYIPSFLGSNIKVVDWLPQNDLLGHKDIKAFVTHVGHNSLYESAYHGVPVVAVPLFADQFANAKKAQHFGLGLTVNHRSTTVQQLVETIELVVREPRFKQSAMRISSLLKDRPRSPLQETCDWIEYVIRHGGARHLRAQVFNIPWYQYFLLDVIAFLVAMVTLVVVVIRLSCTCLCRLCCKRSSDKAKKD; this is encoded by the exons ATGGCTTGTATGTTAATGTTGCTGTATACACTATCGCTGTTCGTCAGCCCCGTTTTAACTGCCCGAATCGCTGGTTTTCATGTTTTTGGAGGTTCACAGTACATGAACATGCGACGGATGCTGGAAGAACTGTCCTCACGCGGCCACGAg GTCGCATTGTTTACTCCATCTAGTCAGCAAATCAAACCCAGTGAAAAGATACAGCACCGGACGTACCAAGTGCCATTTAAACCTGACTTTCTTGACGATTTCATTCGACTTGAAATAGAAGGGCGCACATTCGAGTTGTTCATGAAAAAGTCTGGGATACTAAACGGCTTGTGTGGAGGCGCTTTAAACAGTACAGACATGCTTGATGAACTAAAGAATTACGACCTGATTATTTACTATGGTGGTATATATTGCGCTCCTTTGGTTGGAGAATTCCTTGACATTCCAAGGGTGGAAATCTTTCCTTATCCgccaaatattttattaaacGCTTATCATATGACCCCCATGCCTGTGTCCTACGTTCCACGGCTTATCAAACCAGATCTCACTGATAAGATGACTTTTGGGGAACGGGTGATAAATTTGGTAGCCTACCTTGGCAGTAGACTAGTCTTGAGTCTCGTACTTGACAGGTCAATGAATAATCTTAAGATCAAGTTCAATATCAAACCTGAAAGAAGTTTCCAAGAAGCTGTTGGTGATGCAGAAATGGTCATAATTACGGCAGACTTCGCACTGGAATATCCACTTCCTTTGTTGCCAG GTCAAGTTATGGTTGGGCCCTTGAGTGTCAAAGATCCTAATCTCATCCCCCCTGattttgaagaatttattaGTAGTTCAGGGGGGAATGGTTTTATCATAGTTTCCTTTGGATCGAACGTAGCTTCTCTTCTCCCTCAAGCGGAAGTGGACATGTTAGCTTTAGCGTTTGGAAAACTTAAACAACGAGTTGTGTGGAGACTCAAAG GTTACATACCTTCATTTCTGGGTTCAAACATTAAAGTAGTGGACTGGTTACCTCAGAATGATCTTCTGGGTCACAAGGACATCAAAGCGTTTGTGACTCATGTAGGACACAACAGTCTTTATGAGTCTGCATATCATGGAGTTCCTGTGGTAGCTGTTCCATTATTCGCAGATCAGTTTGCGAATGCCAAAAAAGCGCAACACTTTGGTCTTGGTTTGACAGTTAATCACAGAAGTACTACTGTCCAACAACTTGTTGAAACAATCGAGCTGGTCGTGAGAGAACCAAG ATTCAAGCAGAGTGCCATGCGTATCTCCAGTCTGTTAAAAGACCGTCCACGCTCCCCTCTTCAAGAGACCTGTGATTGGATAGAGTATGTGATCAGACATGGTGGAGCTCGGCATCTCAGAGCTCAAGTGTTTAACATCCCTTGGTATCAGTACTTCCTACTTGATGTCATAGCTTTCCTTGTTGCTATGGTGACCTTGGTTGTCGTGGTGATCAGGTTGAGCTGTACATGCCTATGTCGTTTGTGCTGTAAAAGGAGCAGCGACAAAGCCAAGAAGGATTAA